In Notamacropus eugenii isolate mMacEug1 chromosome 1, mMacEug1.pri_v2, whole genome shotgun sequence, one genomic interval encodes:
- the IKZF5 gene encoding zinc finger protein Pegasus translates to MGEKKPEPLDFVKDFQEYLTQQTHHVNMISGSVSGDKEAEALQGAGTDGDQNGLDHPSVEVSLDENSGMLVDGFERTFDGKLKCRYCNYASKGTARLIEHIRIHTGEKPHRCHLCPFASAYERHLEAHMRSHTGEKPYKCELCSFRCSDRSNLSHHRRRKHKMVPIKGTRSSLSSKKMWGVLQKKTSNLGYSRRALINLSPPSMVVQKPDYLNDFTHEIPNIQTDTYESMGKTTQTGGLPRDPQELMVDNPLNQLSTLAGQLSSLPPENQNPASPDVVPCPDEKPFMIQQPTTSAVVSTVSTSIPQSSSPTSPEPRPSHSQRNYSPVAGPSSERSAHTSTPSISNSQPSTPAPALPVQDPQLLHHCQHCDMYFADNILYTIHMGCHGFENPFQCNICGCKCKNKYDFACHFARGQHNQH, encoded by the exons ATGGGTGAAAAGAAGCCAGAGCCTCTGGACTTTGTGAAGGATTTTCAGGAATATCTCACTCAACAGACCCACCACGTGAACATGATCTCTGGATCAGTTAGTGGGGACAAAGAAGCAGAAGCTCTTCAGGGAG CTGGGACAGATGGTGATCAAAATGGACTTGATCATCCATCTGTTGAAGTATCCTTGGATGAAAACTCAGGAATGCTGGTGGATGGATTTGAAAGGACATTTGATGGAAAACTAAAATGTCGATACTGCAACTATGCCAGCAAAGGAACAGCACGACTCATTGAACATATTAGAATtcacacag gtgaaaaacCTCATAGATGTCACTTATGTCCATTTGCATCAGCTTATGAGCGTCATCTGGAAGCTCATATGCGTTCCCATACTGGTGAAAAACCGTACAAATGTGAATTATGTTCCTTCCGCTGCAGTGATAGAAGTAATCTTTCCCATCATCGTAGACGCAAACATAAAATGGTACCAATTAAAGGTACTAGGTCTTCCTTAAGCAGCAAGAAAATGTGGGGGGTTTTACAAAAGAAGACTAGCAATCTAGGGTATAGCAGGAGAGCACTAATCAATTTGAGTCCACCGTCTATGGTGGTTCAGAAACCAGACTACCTGAATGATTTTACCCATGAAATCCCAAATATCCAGACTGATACATATGAAAGCATGGGAAAAACGACACAGACTGGTGGCCTGCCAAGGGACCCACAAGAACTTATGGTTGACAACCCCTTAAATCAGCTATCCACTCTAGCAGGACAGTTATCTAGCTTGCCACCTGAGAATCAAAATCCAGCATCTCCTGATGTTGTTCCATGCCCTGATGAAAAGCCTTTTATGATTCAGCAGCCCACCACCTCAGCAGTTGTTTCTACTGTTTCAACAAGTATTCCTCAGAGCTCATCTCCTACAAGCCCCGAACCTCGGCCATCACATAGTCAGAGGAACTATAGCCCCGTGGCAGGCCCGAGCAGTGAACGCAGCGCTCACACTAGTACTCCCAGCATAAGTAACAGCCAGCCAAGCACGCCAGCCCCAGCCCTACCAGTTCAGGACCCTCAGCTTCTGCATCACTGCCAGCACTGTGACATGTACTTTGCAGACAATATCCTTTATACTATTCACATGGGATGTCATGGGTTTGAAAACCCTTTTCAGTGTAATATATGTGGATGCAAATGTAAAAACAAGTATGATTTTGCCTGTCATTTTGCAAGAGGGCAACATAACCAGCACTGA